The Streptomyces seoulensis genome contains a region encoding:
- a CDS encoding MFS transporter has product MANPTSTTPTPVQVPPVRAGRREWTALGVLMLPLLLVSMDVSVLYFATPAISADLRPTGTQQLWIFDVYGFVLAGLLMTMGALGDRFGSRRLLLAGAAAFGAASVLAAYADSATTLIAARAVLGVGGATLMPSTMALLRTMFTDPAQRAKAIGLWSGVMTGGIALGSVMSGVLVEHFWWGSVFLVNLPAMLLLLILGPFLLPESRNPSPGRFDWISVPLSLAAVLPVIYGLKEIPSEGWHVRYVMSVTVGLLFAALFVHRQRTAASPLVPPALLRNRGFTPAVALTLVSAFGMMGSAIFTTQYLQSVLGKSPLSAALWSLLPSVLIGVAGPVTAALVARGVDRGRVVAAGFAVSAAGYGLLALTGTGSLWLLLAGAGVLACGAVMVLSQLTDLAMSSAPAERAGTASSLLETATEFGGALGMAVLGSVGTALYRHRMPSGAPAEARETLGGALVTAARLPGRSGEALLASAREAFTSGMHAAALAGAVVLVLAAIGAALTLAGRDAKQP; this is encoded by the coding sequence ATGGCGAACCCGACGAGCACCACCCCGACTCCCGTCCAGGTACCGCCCGTTCGGGCCGGACGGCGTGAATGGACCGCGCTGGGCGTGCTGATGCTGCCGCTGCTGCTGGTCTCGATGGACGTGTCCGTGCTGTACTTCGCCACCCCGGCGATCAGCGCCGACCTCCGCCCGACCGGCACCCAGCAGCTCTGGATCTTCGACGTCTACGGCTTCGTCCTCGCCGGACTGCTGATGACGATGGGCGCCCTCGGCGACCGCTTCGGCAGCCGTCGGCTCCTGCTGGCGGGGGCCGCCGCCTTCGGCGCCGCCTCCGTCCTCGCCGCCTACGCCGACAGCGCCACCACCCTGATCGCGGCCCGCGCGGTCCTCGGCGTCGGCGGGGCCACCCTGATGCCGTCCACCATGGCGCTGCTGCGCACGATGTTCACCGACCCCGCCCAGCGGGCGAAGGCGATCGGACTGTGGTCCGGGGTGATGACCGGCGGCATCGCGCTGGGCTCGGTGATGAGCGGGGTGCTGGTGGAGCACTTCTGGTGGGGCTCGGTCTTCCTGGTCAACCTGCCCGCGATGCTCCTGCTCCTGATCCTCGGCCCGTTCCTGCTCCCCGAGTCCCGGAACCCCTCCCCCGGCCGCTTCGACTGGATCAGCGTCCCGCTCTCACTGGCCGCCGTGCTCCCGGTGATCTACGGCCTGAAGGAGATCCCGTCCGAGGGCTGGCACGTGCGGTACGTGATGTCGGTGACGGTCGGCCTGCTCTTCGCCGCGCTCTTCGTCCACCGCCAGCGCACCGCCGCCTCCCCTTTGGTGCCGCCCGCGCTCCTGCGGAACCGGGGCTTCACCCCGGCCGTGGCGCTGACCCTGGTGTCCGCGTTCGGCATGATGGGCTCGGCGATCTTCACCACGCAGTACCTCCAGTCCGTGCTGGGCAAGAGCCCGCTGTCGGCCGCGCTGTGGAGCCTGCTGCCCTCGGTGCTGATCGGGGTCGCCGGACCGGTGACGGCCGCGCTGGTCGCACGGGGCGTGGACCGGGGCCGGGTGGTCGCCGCCGGGTTCGCGGTCTCCGCGGCCGGGTACGGGCTGCTCGCGCTCACCGGTACCGGCTCGCTGTGGCTGCTGCTGGCCGGGGCCGGGGTGCTGGCGTGCGGGGCGGTGATGGTGCTGTCCCAGCTCACCGACCTGGCCATGAGCAGCGCCCCGGCGGAGCGGGCGGGCACCGCCTCGTCCCTGCTGGAGACGGCCACGGAGTTCGGCGGGGCGCTGGGCATGGCGGTGCTCGGCTCGGTCGGCACGGCCCTCTACCGTCACCGGATGCCGTCCGGCGCACCGGCGGAGGCCCGCGAGACCCTGGGCGGCGCGCTGGTCACCGCCGCCCGGCTGCCCGGCCGGTCCGGCGAGGCGCTGCTCGCCTCGGCGCGGGAGGCGTTCACCTCCGGGATGCACGCGGCGGCACTCGCCGGGGCGGTCGTGCTGGTGCTCGCCGCGATCGGCGCCGCGCTGACCCTGGCCGGGCGGGACGCGAAGCAGCCGTAG